One genomic window of Paenisporosarcina antarctica includes the following:
- a CDS encoding TetR/AcrR family transcriptional regulator, whose amino-acid sequence MKSIKDKTEQILQAAVKIFINKGLQATTQEISKEADVAEVTLFRKFSTKQNLFKTVIKNVLEKQFNSKVMQLADQGDTEEFLKGTIDNRLKTLSKNAPLVKMLISESLKGNLSSDIDFPVIIHAQLKKALDYHFTQKNQKVDTELCARQLVGIFLSHIIIPNESPYYKLNDEDKEALVNKYVKSLITLL is encoded by the coding sequence ATGAAGTCAATTAAAGATAAAACTGAACAAATTTTGCAAGCAGCAGTAAAGATTTTCATCAATAAAGGGCTTCAGGCAACCACACAGGAAATTTCCAAAGAAGCAGACGTTGCAGAAGTTACTTTGTTTCGGAAGTTTTCTACTAAGCAAAATTTATTTAAAACGGTTATTAAAAATGTACTTGAAAAACAATTTAATTCCAAAGTGATGCAACTAGCTGACCAAGGGGATACAGAAGAATTTCTTAAAGGAACGATTGATAATCGCTTGAAGACACTTTCTAAAAATGCACCTTTAGTTAAGATGCTTATCTCGGAAAGTTTGAAAGGCAATTTGAGTTCCGATATTGATTTCCCTGTGATTATTCATGCACAGTTAAAAAAAGCATTAGATTACCATTTTACTCAAAAAAATCAGAAGGTCGACACTGAATTATGTGCCAGACAGCTAGTTGGAATTTTTCTGAGTCATATTATCATTCCTAACGAGAGTCCTTATTACAAGTTAAATGATGAAGATAAAGAAGCATTAGTAAATAAGTATGTAAAATCATTGATTACATTATTATAA